The following are encoded together in the Streptomyces asoensis genome:
- a CDS encoding MFS transporter, whose product MTSAEAAVPAGNDRTITTDIPARLDRLPWSRWHWTIVFGLGTVWILDGLEVTVVGNIASRLSEPGSGLPITSGQVTGIAAALYVAGACIGALFWGRLTDKWGRKKLFMITLAVYLAATALTAVSFDTWWFLLFRFLTGFGIGGEYAAINSAIDELIPAQYRGRVDLMINGSFWLGAVGGSLLSIVALNTDIFAADVGWRLTFALGAVLALVILLVRRHVPESPRWLLIHGRDREAEEIVTSIERKIEKDRGERLPRAEGELTIHQRRSVSFVEIARTVFSDYRRRSVLGFSLFIGQAFLYNAITFGFGAILTKFFDVPSGNTGYYFAVIAVGNFFGPLLLGKLFDTVGRRVMISSTYLLSGVLLFGTAWLFDQGSLNATTMTACWCAVLFFASAGASSAYLTVSEVFPMETRAMSIAFFYALGTAAGGISGPLLFADLTDTGKVGDTVLAFCIGAALMCAAGLVAAFLAVNAERRSLEDIAKPLTAAAGKARKAATGDRPRKATA is encoded by the coding sequence ATGACCAGCGCCGAAGCTGCCGTGCCGGCCGGGAACGACCGCACGATCACCACCGACATCCCCGCCCGCCTCGACCGGCTGCCCTGGTCGCGCTGGCACTGGACCATCGTCTTCGGGCTCGGCACCGTGTGGATCCTGGACGGCCTGGAGGTCACGGTCGTCGGGAACATCGCGAGCCGGCTGTCGGAGCCGGGCAGCGGCCTGCCGATCACCTCGGGACAGGTCACCGGTATCGCGGCCGCGCTGTACGTGGCCGGTGCCTGCATCGGCGCCCTGTTCTGGGGGCGGCTGACCGACAAGTGGGGCCGCAAGAAGCTCTTCATGATCACCCTCGCGGTGTATCTGGCGGCGACCGCCCTGACCGCGGTCTCCTTCGACACGTGGTGGTTCCTGCTGTTCCGGTTCCTCACCGGCTTCGGCATCGGTGGCGAGTACGCGGCCATCAACTCGGCGATCGACGAGCTGATCCCGGCGCAGTACCGGGGCCGCGTCGACCTGATGATCAACGGCAGCTTCTGGCTGGGCGCGGTCGGCGGTTCGCTGCTGTCGATCGTCGCGCTGAACACCGACATCTTCGCGGCGGACGTCGGCTGGCGGCTGACGTTCGCGCTGGGCGCCGTCCTGGCCCTGGTGATCCTGCTCGTACGGCGGCACGTCCCGGAGAGTCCGCGCTGGCTGCTGATCCACGGCAGGGACCGGGAGGCCGAGGAGATCGTCACCTCCATCGAGCGGAAGATCGAAAAGGACCGGGGGGAGCGGCTGCCCCGCGCCGAGGGCGAGCTGACGATCCACCAGCGCCGCAGCGTCTCCTTCGTCGAGATCGCGCGCACCGTGTTCTCCGACTACCGGCGCCGTTCCGTTCTCGGCTTCTCCCTGTTCATCGGGCAGGCGTTCCTCTACAACGCGATCACCTTCGGTTTCGGCGCGATCCTGACCAAGTTCTTCGACGTGCCGAGCGGGAACACCGGCTACTACTTCGCCGTCATCGCGGTCGGCAACTTCTTCGGTCCGCTGCTGCTGGGCAAGCTGTTCGACACGGTCGGCCGGCGGGTGATGATCTCCTCGACGTACCTGCTCTCCGGTGTGCTGCTGTTCGGCACGGCCTGGCTGTTCGACCAGGGCTCGCTGAACGCGACGACGATGACGGCCTGCTGGTGCGCGGTGCTGTTCTTCGCGTCGGCGGGCGCCTCCAGCGCCTATCTGACGGTGTCGGAGGTCTTCCCGATGGAGACCCGGGCGATGTCCATCGCCTTCTTCTACGCACTGGGCACCGCCGCCGGCGGCATCAGCGGTCCCCTGCTGTTCGCCGACCTCACCGACACGGGCAAGGTCGGCGACACGGTCCTCGCGTTCTGCATCGGCGCGGCGCTGATGTGCGCGGCGGGCCTGGTGGCCGCGTTCCTGGCGGTCAACGCCGAACGGCGCTCCCTGGAGGACATCGCCAAGCCCCTGACGGCGGCGGCGGGCAAGGCGCGCAAGGCGGCCACGGGCGACCGGCCGCGCAAGGCGACCGCCTGA
- a CDS encoding DUF445 domain-containing protein, whose product MERMERTEAERPAGTGAARAMTVFSAADEEKRRGVRRMKLTAAGLLLFVAVVYVLAEWASHHGAGAWAGYVAAAAEAGMVGALADWFAVTALFRHPLGLPIPHTAIIPNKKDQLGVSLGEFVGENFLSEDVVRQRLRAVGIGTRLGAWLSDPEHADRVTAELATALRGALTVLRDSDVQAVVGEAITRRAEAQEIAPGIGKMLEKIVADGGHRRAVDLVVARAYDWLVLHGDSVMGAVEGGAPGWTPRFVDRRIGERVYKELLRFCAEMRDMPSHPARGALDRFLGDFASDLQSDTDTRARVERLKGEVLGRGEVQDLIASAWTAVRSMIVAAAEDERSELRLRVRASLLSLGARMATERKVREKVDGWVEGAAVHVVTTYRHEITSLITDTVAGWDAEHTTRKIEANIGRDLQFIRINGTVVGSLAGLLIYTVAHWLGA is encoded by the coding sequence ATGGAGCGGATGGAACGTACGGAAGCGGAGCGGCCGGCCGGCACCGGGGCGGCGCGCGCGATGACCGTCTTCAGCGCCGCCGACGAGGAGAAACGGCGCGGGGTGCGCCGGATGAAGCTCACCGCGGCGGGCCTGCTGCTGTTCGTGGCCGTGGTGTACGTCCTCGCCGAGTGGGCCTCCCACCACGGCGCGGGCGCCTGGGCGGGCTATGTGGCGGCCGCCGCGGAGGCGGGCATGGTGGGTGCGCTCGCCGACTGGTTCGCGGTGACGGCGCTGTTCCGTCACCCGCTCGGCCTGCCGATCCCGCACACGGCGATCATCCCGAACAAGAAGGACCAGCTGGGTGTGTCGCTGGGCGAGTTCGTCGGGGAGAACTTCCTCTCCGAGGACGTCGTGCGGCAGCGGCTGCGCGCGGTCGGCATCGGCACCCGGCTGGGCGCCTGGCTGTCCGACCCGGAGCACGCCGACCGGGTGACGGCGGAGCTGGCGACGGCGCTGCGGGGCGCGCTGACGGTGCTGCGCGACTCGGACGTGCAGGCGGTGGTGGGGGAGGCGATCACTCGGCGCGCGGAGGCCCAGGAGATCGCGCCGGGCATCGGGAAGATGCTGGAGAAGATCGTCGCCGACGGCGGCCACCGGCGGGCCGTGGACCTGGTGGTGGCCCGCGCGTACGACTGGCTGGTGCTGCACGGCGACTCGGTGATGGGCGCGGTGGAGGGCGGCGCCCCGGGCTGGACCCCCCGCTTCGTCGACCGGCGGATCGGCGAGCGCGTCTACAAGGAGCTGCTGCGGTTCTGCGCGGAGATGCGGGACATGCCGTCCCATCCGGCGCGGGGCGCCCTGGACCGGTTCCTCGGCGACTTCGCCTCCGATCTCCAGTCCGACACGGACACCCGGGCGCGGGTGGAGCGGCTCAAGGGCGAGGTGCTGGGCCGTGGCGAGGTGCAGGACCTGATCGCGTCCGCCTGGACGGCCGTACGGTCCATGATCGTCGCGGCCGCCGAGGACGAGCGCAGCGAGCTGCGGCTGCGGGTGCGGGCCTCGCTGCTGTCCCTGGGGGCCCGGATGGCCACCGAGCGCAAGGTGCGGGAGAAGGTGGACGGCTGGGTGGAGGGCGCCGCCGTGCACGTCGTGACGACGTACCGGCACGAGATCACCTCGCTGATCACCGACACGGTCGCGGGCTGGGACGCGGAGCACACGACCCGCAAGATCGAGGCGAACATCGGCCGTGACCTCCAGTTCATCCGGATCAACGGCACGGTGGTCGGTTCGCTGGCCGGCTTGCTGATCTACACGGTGGCGCACTGGCTCGGGGCTTGA
- a CDS encoding SGNH/GDSL hydrolase family protein, whose protein sequence is MTRPHGGALLSAIITLVVALSAAIYVSVAADHGPGPRSGSAAVAAAPGPGDAAPVSTGVWVGTWAAAPVGGEPGTAADGTAGRTVRNVVHTSVGGTSARVTLSNLYGTDPLTVTHATLAVAAGDGSAAADPDTLRRLTFRGATTVVVPAGGQTSSDAVTVVVPADADVLVSVYSPISAGPVTYHPHARQTNYVADGESTEDVTGASFAAAGEYWRYLTALDVLGDEADGTVVALGDSITDGITSTSGADRRWPDVLAARLRADGATGDAPRYGVVNEGISGNQLLADDPRRGASALDRFERDVLDRPNVKAVVVDLGINDILRNRRLADPQAIVTGLRTLVERAHAHGIRVVGSTLTPFRGHRGWTDAREDVRQQVNRAIRADAVFDEVVDFDKALRDPYDPRSLRPEYDSGDRLHPSDRGYRTMAWTIDPTDLEGPVPARL, encoded by the coding sequence ATGACCAGGCCCCACGGTGGCGCCCTGCTGTCCGCGATCATCACCCTCGTCGTGGCGCTGTCCGCCGCCATATACGTCTCCGTCGCCGCCGACCACGGACCCGGCCCCCGCTCCGGCTCGGCCGCCGTCGCCGCGGCCCCCGGTCCGGGCGACGCCGCTCCCGTGTCGACGGGCGTCTGGGTCGGCACCTGGGCCGCCGCCCCGGTCGGCGGCGAACCGGGCACCGCCGCCGACGGCACCGCGGGCCGCACGGTCCGCAACGTCGTCCACACCAGTGTCGGGGGGACGAGTGCCCGCGTCACACTGTCCAACCTCTACGGCACCGACCCGCTCACCGTCACGCACGCCACCCTCGCCGTGGCGGCCGGCGACGGGAGCGCCGCCGCGGACCCGGACACGCTGCGCAGACTCACCTTCCGCGGCGCCACCACCGTCGTCGTCCCGGCCGGCGGGCAGACGTCCAGCGACGCCGTGACCGTCGTCGTCCCCGCCGACGCCGACGTCCTGGTCAGCGTCTACTCCCCGATCTCCGCCGGCCCGGTCACCTACCACCCGCACGCCCGGCAGACCAACTACGTCGCCGACGGCGAGTCCACCGAGGACGTGACCGGCGCGTCGTTCGCGGCCGCCGGCGAGTACTGGCGCTACCTGACCGCGCTGGACGTCCTCGGCGACGAGGCCGACGGCACCGTCGTGGCCCTCGGCGACTCGATCACCGACGGCATCACCTCCACGTCCGGCGCCGACCGTCGCTGGCCCGACGTCCTCGCCGCCCGGCTGCGCGCCGACGGCGCCACCGGGGACGCGCCCCGCTACGGCGTCGTCAACGAGGGCATCAGCGGCAACCAGCTCCTCGCCGACGACCCCCGCCGCGGCGCGTCGGCCCTCGACCGCTTCGAACGGGACGTCCTCGACCGCCCGAACGTCAAGGCCGTCGTCGTCGACCTCGGCATCAACGACATCCTGCGCAACCGGCGGCTCGCCGACCCGCAGGCGATCGTCACCGGCCTGCGCACCCTCGTCGAACGCGCCCACGCCCACGGCATCCGGGTCGTCGGCAGCACCCTCACGCCGTTCCGCGGCCACCGCGGCTGGACCGACGCCCGCGAGGACGTGCGGCAGCAGGTCAACCGGGCGATCCGGGCGGACGCCGTGTTCGACGAGGTCGTCGACTTCGACAAGGCGCTGCGCGACCCGTACGACCCGCGCAGCCTGCGCCCCGAGTACGACTCCGGCGACCGTCTGCACCCGAGCGACCGCGGCTACCGGACGATGGCGTGGACCATCGACCCGACCGACCTCGAAGGCCCGGTCCCGGCCCGGCTGTAG
- a CDS encoding DUF1707 domain-containing protein, translating to MSDDAAPGLPDLRASDADRERVAEVLRDALAEGRLDMAEFEERLEETYKARTYGELAPITRDLPAAGVTPPSVSLAKEAPADGRWAGRIVGGEGSSAWAVAVMSGFQRRGRWTVPRRFTCVAFWGGGEIDLREADFSAGEVEINCVAIMGGVQIVVPPGVEVVVRGVGVMGGFDQRETGVRGDPGAPRVVVGGFAFWGGVGVERKKTRAARRQEKLERKAARRELRSSSRDEDLDAHLRILEGHQDLLRGHGRGHAPGRGAREDVREPRRED from the coding sequence ATGAGCGACGACGCAGCCCCGGGACTGCCGGATCTTCGTGCCTCCGACGCCGATCGTGAGCGGGTCGCCGAGGTCCTGCGGGACGCCCTCGCGGAGGGCCGTCTCGACATGGCGGAGTTCGAGGAACGGCTGGAGGAGACGTACAAGGCGCGCACCTACGGGGAGTTGGCGCCGATCACCCGGGACCTGCCGGCCGCCGGGGTGACGCCGCCGTCGGTTTCGCTGGCCAAGGAGGCTCCCGCGGACGGGAGGTGGGCGGGGCGGATCGTGGGCGGCGAGGGCTCGTCGGCCTGGGCGGTGGCCGTGATGTCCGGCTTCCAGCGCCGGGGCCGCTGGACGGTCCCGCGGCGGTTCACCTGCGTCGCGTTCTGGGGCGGCGGGGAGATCGACCTGCGCGAGGCGGACTTCTCGGCCGGCGAGGTCGAGATCAACTGCGTCGCGATCATGGGCGGTGTGCAGATCGTCGTGCCGCCGGGGGTCGAGGTCGTCGTCCGCGGAGTCGGTGTGATGGGCGGCTTCGACCAGCGGGAGACCGGCGTGCGCGGGGACCCGGGTGCGCCCCGGGTGGTCGTCGGCGGGTTCGCGTTCTGGGGCGGCGTCGGTGTCGAGCGCAAGAAGACGCGGGCGGCCAGGCGGCAGGAGAAGCTGGAGCGCAAGGCGGCCCGGCGCGAGCTGCGCTCGTCGTCGAGGGACGAGGATCTCGACGCCCACCTGCGGATCCTGGAGGGTCACCAGGACCTCCTGCGCGGCCACGGGCGGGGTCACGCGCCCGGGCGGGGCGCGCGGGAGGACGTGCGCGAGCCCCGCCGCGAGGACTGA
- a CDS encoding ATP-binding cassette domain-containing protein, with product MIVSGSAADAGGAQEAFIEVDGLEKVFDVRRRTGFLKRELRRVRAVDAISFTVARGEMVGYIGPNGAGKSTTIKMLTGILTPSGGRLRVAGIDPSRERTRLAHRIGVVFGQRTTLWWDLPLIDSYRLMHRMYRIPDARYRENLDRLVELLDLSALLAVPVRQLSLGQRMRGDIAAALLHDPEVLYLDEPTIGLDVVSKARVREFLRELNTERGTTVLLTTHDLQDIEQLCSRVMVIDHGRLVYDGALAGLHEAGESERTLVVDLERELPPVEAGESARVVKVEGPRQWLAFPASMSAAPLVARIAAEYPLVDLSVREPDIEAVIARMLYPSGETPAPRSGREPEPETVVPAPGNS from the coding sequence GTGATCGTGTCGGGGAGTGCGGCGGACGCCGGGGGCGCGCAGGAGGCGTTCATCGAGGTGGACGGGTTGGAGAAGGTCTTCGACGTCCGCAGGAGGACCGGTTTCCTGAAGCGGGAGCTGCGCCGGGTGCGGGCGGTGGACGCGATCTCGTTCACCGTGGCGCGCGGTGAGATGGTCGGCTACATCGGGCCCAACGGCGCGGGCAAGTCGACGACGATCAAGATGCTGACGGGGATCCTGACGCCGAGCGGGGGCCGGCTGCGGGTGGCGGGGATCGATCCGTCGCGTGAGCGGACGCGGCTGGCGCACCGGATAGGGGTGGTGTTCGGGCAGCGCACGACGCTGTGGTGGGACCTGCCGCTGATCGACTCCTACCGGCTGATGCACCGCATGTACCGCATCCCGGACGCCCGTTACCGGGAGAACCTCGACCGGCTGGTCGAACTCCTGGATCTGTCCGCGCTGTTGGCGGTGCCGGTGCGGCAGCTGTCGCTGGGGCAGCGGATGCGCGGGGACATCGCGGCGGCCCTGCTGCACGATCCCGAGGTGCTGTACCTGGACGAGCCGACGATCGGTCTGGACGTGGTCTCCAAGGCGCGGGTGCGGGAGTTCCTGCGGGAGCTGAACACCGAGCGGGGGACGACGGTGCTGCTCACCACGCACGACCTCCAGGACATCGAGCAGTTGTGCTCGCGGGTGATGGTCATCGACCACGGTCGGCTGGTCTACGACGGTGCGCTGGCCGGGCTGCACGAGGCGGGGGAGAGCGAGCGGACGCTCGTGGTGGACCTGGAGCGGGAGCTGCCGCCGGTGGAGGCGGGGGAGTCGGCGCGGGTGGTGAAGGTGGAGGGGCCGAGGCAGTGGCTGGCCTTCCCGGCGTCGATGTCGGCGGCGCCGCTGGTGGCGCGGATCGCGGCGGAGTACCCGTTGGTGGACCTGTCGGTGCGCGAGCCCGACATCGAGGCGGTGATCGCCCGGATGCTGTATCCGTCGGGGGAGACCCCCGCGCCCCGGTCCGGGCGGGAGCCCGAGCCGGAGACCGTGGTGCCGGCGCCCGGGAACTCGTAG
- a CDS encoding ABC transporter permease, which translates to MWIRSTLAYRVSFALTVVGGLLVTGLDFVAILLMFSQVDVLGGYALPEVAFLYGLSATAFGVADLAIGSAGRLGVRVRDGTLDTLLVRPAPVLAQVAADRFALRRVARITQGVLVLGWACAVLDVGWTPVKVLLVPVMIVSGGMIFSAVFVAGAAFQFVAQDAAEVQAAFTYGGQTLLQYPPTVFGRELVRGVTFVLPLAFVNWVPASYVLGRPYPLGLPQWAAFTPPLVAVACCAVAGLAWRAGLRTYRSTGS; encoded by the coding sequence ATGTGGATCCGTTCGACGCTGGCGTACCGGGTGTCGTTCGCGTTGACGGTGGTCGGCGGTCTGCTGGTGACGGGACTGGACTTTGTCGCGATCTTGCTGATGTTCTCGCAGGTCGACGTGCTCGGCGGGTACGCGTTGCCGGAGGTCGCCTTTCTGTACGGGCTGTCGGCCACGGCGTTCGGGGTCGCGGACCTGGCGATCGGTTCGGCGGGCCGGCTGGGCGTGCGGGTGCGGGACGGCACGCTGGACACGCTGCTGGTGCGGCCGGCGCCGGTGCTGGCGCAGGTGGCGGCGGACCGGTTCGCGCTGCGGAGGGTGGCGCGGATCACCCAGGGCGTGCTGGTGCTGGGCTGGGCGTGCGCCGTGCTGGACGTCGGGTGGACGCCGGTGAAGGTGCTGCTCGTGCCGGTGATGATCGTGAGCGGCGGGATGATCTTCTCGGCGGTGTTCGTGGCGGGTGCGGCGTTCCAGTTCGTGGCGCAGGACGCGGCGGAGGTGCAGGCGGCCTTCACGTACGGCGGTCAGACGCTGCTCCAGTACCCGCCGACGGTGTTCGGGCGGGAGCTGGTGCGCGGGGTGACGTTCGTGCTGCCGCTGGCGTTCGTCAACTGGGTGCCGGCGTCCTATGTGCTGGGGCGGCCGTATCCGCTGGGTCTGCCGCAGTGGGCGGCGTTCACGCCGCCGCTGGTGGCGGTGGCGTGCTGTGCGGTGGCCGGGCTCGCGTGGCGGGCGGGGCTGCGGACGTATCGGAGTACGGGGAGTTGA
- a CDS encoding ABC transporter permease: MGSARLYAAVAAGGFRRYATYRVATAAGVFTNTVFGLILVSAYLALWDERPHLGGYGQAQAVTYVWLGQALFATLAIQGGGFETELMERIRTGEVAVDLYRPADLQLWWLASDVGRASFQLLGRGVVPFAFGALFFPTALPDDPALWAALLVAIVLAMVVSYGIRFLVALSGFWLLDGTGALQVLMVTGMFFSGMALPLNAFPQPLGDLVMLLPWSALLQMPADVLMGRVDPWSAFAFQAGWAVVLLAVGRWAQGAATRRVVVQGG, from the coding sequence TTGGGATCGGCGCGTTTGTACGCGGCCGTCGCGGCGGGGGGTTTCAGAAGGTACGCGACGTATCGGGTGGCCACGGCCGCGGGGGTGTTCACCAACACCGTTTTCGGCCTGATCCTCGTCTCCGCATATCTGGCGTTGTGGGACGAGCGGCCGCACCTCGGGGGCTACGGCCAGGCGCAGGCGGTCACCTATGTGTGGCTGGGGCAGGCGTTGTTCGCGACGCTCGCCATCCAGGGCGGTGGTTTCGAGACCGAGCTGATGGAGCGGATCCGCACGGGTGAGGTGGCGGTGGATCTGTACCGGCCGGCGGATCTTCAGCTGTGGTGGCTGGCGAGCGACGTGGGGCGGGCGTCGTTCCAGTTGCTGGGGCGGGGGGTGGTGCCGTTCGCGTTCGGGGCGTTGTTCTTCCCGACGGCGCTGCCGGACGATCCGGCGCTGTGGGCGGCCCTGCTGGTCGCGATCGTGCTGGCGATGGTGGTCAGCTACGGGATCCGGTTCCTGGTGGCGTTGAGCGGGTTCTGGCTGCTGGACGGCACGGGGGCGCTCCAGGTGCTGATGGTCACGGGGATGTTCTTCTCGGGGATGGCGCTGCCGCTGAACGCGTTTCCGCAGCCGCTCGGTGATCTGGTGATGCTGCTGCCGTGGTCGGCGTTGTTGCAGATGCCGGCGGACGTGCTGATGGGGCGGGTCGATCCGTGGTCGGCGTTCGCCTTCCAGGCGGGGTGGGCGGTGGTGCTGCTGGCGGTGGGCCGGTGGGCGCAGGGGGCGGCGACGCGGCGGGTGGTGGTGCAGGGTGGGTGA
- a CDS encoding transglycosylase domain-containing protein — protein MSDEPQPHQPTEGTAPGPPRAGDGGSGSEGKESKKVKRPKRTGLRRLLPTWRMVLGTLVLGVLVLGGLFALGYSMVKIPPANALATKQSNVYLYADGTEIARDGKVNRETVDLAQISKDAQHAVLAAEDRDFYTESAIDPKAMLRAGWNTATGKGKQSGSTITQQYVKNYYLAQEQTVTRKVKEFFISIKLDRETSKDDILEGYLNTSYFGRNAYGMQAAAKAYFGIEAGKLTPAQGAYLAALVNAPSEFDIIAHPENRKAAEARWNYVLDGMVTKGWLSEAKRTGMKFPAVKETSGADTGMSGQRGYLVNAIKDYLLDNKIVTQAELDAGGYRITTTIDRGKQNAFVDAVNDKLLKKLDKKNRKVDTYVRAGGAAVDPKTGKILAMYGGIDYVKQYTNNATRQDFQVGSTFKPFVFTSAVENDSETQDGRQITPNTIYDGTNKRPIQGWTGGTYAPENEDYVNYGNIDVRTATDKSVNSVYAQMAVDVGPAKVKQTAIDLGLPTDTPDLQPYPSIALGTANASVLDMAEAYATLANHGKHGVYTMIDKVTKDGSAVMELPERKPSQVVSREAADTTTSILRSVVQNGTATAALAADRPAAGKTGTAEEDTAAWFAGYTPDLATVVAVMGQDPQTAAHKSLKGALGLPRINGGGAPTEIWAQFTRNALKGTTASDFNLQIQDGGEQSAYPSAPPSSDEPSDDETDGSTPSGDATKGRTQGQTQGQTGGGGTTGGATTGNTSSGTTNGGAATGNTSAGTTDGGTATNGTTSGTSSGTTDGGTSTGTTDGASGDTGNTSGTVGPQLTATGWD, from the coding sequence ATGAGTGACGAGCCGCAGCCGCACCAGCCGACCGAAGGCACGGCACCCGGACCACCCCGCGCGGGTGACGGAGGAAGTGGCAGCGAAGGCAAGGAGAGCAAGAAGGTGAAGCGACCCAAGCGCACCGGCCTGCGCCGGCTCCTGCCCACCTGGCGGATGGTGCTCGGCACCCTCGTCCTCGGCGTCCTGGTCCTCGGCGGCCTGTTCGCCCTCGGCTACTCGATGGTCAAGATCCCGCCGGCCAACGCGCTCGCCACCAAGCAGTCCAACGTCTACCTCTACGCCGACGGCACCGAGATCGCCCGCGACGGCAAGGTCAACCGCGAGACCGTCGACCTCGCCCAGATCTCCAAGGACGCCCAGCACGCCGTCCTCGCCGCCGAGGACCGCGACTTCTACACCGAGTCCGCCATCGACCCCAAGGCGATGCTGCGGGCCGGCTGGAACACCGCGACCGGCAAGGGCAAGCAGTCCGGCTCCACGATCACCCAGCAGTACGTGAAGAACTACTACCTCGCGCAGGAACAGACCGTCACCCGCAAGGTGAAGGAGTTCTTCATCTCCATCAAGCTGGACCGCGAGACCTCCAAGGACGACATCCTCGAGGGCTACCTCAACACCAGCTACTTCGGCCGCAACGCCTACGGCATGCAGGCCGCCGCCAAGGCCTACTTCGGCATCGAGGCCGGCAAGCTCACCCCCGCCCAGGGCGCCTACCTCGCCGCCCTGGTCAACGCGCCCAGCGAGTTCGACATCATCGCCCACCCCGAGAACCGCAAGGCCGCAGAGGCCCGCTGGAACTACGTCCTCGACGGCATGGTCACCAAGGGCTGGCTCAGCGAGGCCAAGCGCACCGGCATGAAGTTCCCCGCGGTCAAGGAGACCTCCGGCGCCGACACCGGCATGTCCGGACAGCGCGGCTACCTCGTCAACGCGATCAAGGACTACCTGCTCGACAACAAGATCGTCACGCAGGCCGAACTCGACGCCGGCGGCTACCGGATCACCACCACCATCGACCGCGGCAAGCAGAACGCCTTCGTCGACGCCGTCAACGACAAGCTGCTGAAGAAGCTCGACAAGAAGAACCGCAAGGTCGACACCTACGTACGCGCGGGCGGCGCCGCCGTCGACCCCAAGACCGGCAAGATCCTCGCCATGTACGGCGGCATCGACTACGTCAAGCAGTACACCAACAACGCCACCCGCCAGGACTTCCAGGTCGGCTCCACCTTCAAGCCCTTCGTCTTCACCTCGGCCGTCGAGAACGACTCCGAGACCCAGGACGGCCGCCAGATCACCCCCAACACGATCTACGACGGCACCAACAAGCGCCCCATCCAGGGCTGGACCGGCGGCACCTACGCCCCCGAGAACGAGGACTACGTCAACTACGGCAACATCGACGTGCGTACCGCCACCGACAAGTCCGTCAACTCGGTGTACGCGCAGATGGCCGTCGACGTCGGCCCCGCCAAGGTCAAGCAGACCGCCATCGACCTCGGCCTGCCCACCGACACCCCCGACCTCCAGCCCTACCCCTCCATCGCCCTCGGCACCGCCAACGCCAGCGTCCTCGACATGGCCGAGGCCTACGCCACCCTCGCCAACCACGGCAAGCACGGCGTGTACACCATGATCGACAAGGTCACCAAGGACGGCTCCGCCGTGATGGAGCTGCCCGAGCGCAAGCCCTCGCAGGTCGTCAGCCGCGAAGCCGCCGACACCACCACCTCGATCCTGCGCAGCGTCGTCCAGAACGGCACCGCCACCGCCGCCCTCGCCGCCGACCGGCCCGCCGCCGGCAAGACCGGCACCGCCGAGGAGGACACCGCCGCCTGGTTCGCCGGCTACACCCCCGACCTGGCCACCGTGGTCGCCGTCATGGGCCAGGACCCCCAGACCGCCGCCCACAAGTCCCTCAAGGGCGCGCTCGGCCTGCCCCGCATCAACGGCGGCGGCGCTCCCACCGAGATCTGGGCCCAGTTCACCAGGAACGCCCTGAAGGGCACCACCGCCTCGGACTTCAACCTCCAGATCCAGGACGGCGGCGAGCAGAGCGCCTACCCCTCGGCCCCGCCCTCCTCGGACGAACCGAGCGACGACGAGACCGACGGCAGCACCCCGAGCGGCGACGCCACCAAGGGACGCACCCAGGGCCAGACCCAGGGGCAGACCGGCGGCGGCGGCACGACCGGCGGCGCCACCACCGGCAACACCTCCTCCGGCACCACCAACGGGGGCGCGGCCACCGGCAACACCTCGGCCGGCACCACCGACGGCGGGACCGCCACCAACGGGACGACCTCGGGCACCAGCTCGGGCACCACCGACGGCGGCACCTCGACCGGCACCACCGACGGGGCGAGCGGCGACACCGGCAACACGTCCGGCACGGTCGGCCCCCAGCTCACGGCCACCGGCTGGGACTGA
- the sugE gene encoding quaternary ammonium compound efflux SMR transporter SugE: MAWVLLVVAGLLEVGWSVGMKYTDGFTRLVPSLFTGAGIVASMLLLSYAARSLPIGTAYGVWVGIGAAGAAVVGMVLLGEPATAARIFFVCLLLVAVVGLKATSGH; encoded by the coding sequence ATGGCCTGGGTTCTGCTCGTCGTCGCCGGTCTGCTCGAGGTCGGCTGGTCGGTCGGGATGAAGTACACGGACGGTTTCACCCGGCTCGTCCCCAGTCTGTTCACCGGCGCCGGCATCGTCGCCAGCATGCTGCTGCTGTCGTACGCCGCCCGTTCCCTGCCGATCGGTACCGCCTACGGCGTGTGGGTGGGGATCGGGGCGGCCGGTGCGGCGGTGGTCGGCATGGTCTTGCTGGGTGAGCCGGCGACCGCCGCCCGGATCTTCTTCGTGTGTCTGCTGCTGGTCGCCGTGGTGGGGCTCAAGGCGACCAGCGGTCACTGA
- a CDS encoding GroES family chaperonin, which produces MLHDRVLVRQETGEGERRSGGGILIPATAAVGRRLAWAAVVAVGQNVRTVEPGDRVLYDPEDRAEVEVRGVAYVLMRERDLHAVAADRFEGSEDSTGLYL; this is translated from the coding sequence ATGCTGCACGACCGTGTGCTCGTGCGGCAGGAGACCGGTGAGGGCGAGCGGCGTTCGGGTGGCGGCATCCTGATCCCCGCCACCGCGGCCGTCGGCCGCCGGCTGGCCTGGGCGGCGGTCGTCGCGGTGGGGCAGAACGTGCGGACGGTGGAGCCGGGGGACCGGGTGCTGTACGACCCCGAGGACCGTGCGGAGGTCGAGGTGCGGGGTGTCGCGTACGTGCTGATGCGCGAGCGCGACCTGCACGCGGTGGCGGCCGACCGGTTCGAGGGGTCGGAGGACTCGACGGGCCTGTACCTGTAA